From Osmerus mordax isolate fOsmMor3 chromosome 8, fOsmMor3.pri, whole genome shotgun sequence, a single genomic window includes:
- the si:ch73-111k22.3 gene encoding pleckstrin homology-like domain-containing protein yields the protein MMAVESATSNGADENSKLKEDKKGWLSKRTHFTHRWKTTWFQLKDTQLLYGQNEGKPVKSIDIVGAVVETDEGGGSYGWTITPKDRSRTFYLRAESVVDQQGWMLAVCEAQLTSTEHASNACVLQ from the exons ATGATGGCTGTGGAATCTGCGACCTCTAACGGTGCAGATGAAAACTCTAAACTAAAAGAGGACAAGAAAGGATGGTTGTCCAAACGTACTCATTTTACGCACCGATGGAAAACGACGTGGTTTCAGTTGAAAGACACTCAGTTGTTGTATGGTCAAAATGAAGGG AAGCCTGTCAAGAGCATCGACATAGTTGGAGCTGTGGTGGAGACTGACGAAGGAGGTGGCTCATATGGATGGACAATTACACCTAAGGACAGAAGCCGGACCTTCTACCTGCGGGCTGAGTCTGTAGTGGACCAGCAAGGATGGATGCTGGCTGTCTGTGAAGCCCAGCTGACCTCCACGGAACACGCCTCCAACGCATGTGTACTGCAGTAG
- the cnksr3 gene encoding connector enhancer of kinase suppressor of ras 3 isoform X1: MDPITKWTSKQVVDWMRGLDDSLQQYVPSFEREKIDGEQLLKISHQELLVLGVSRIGHQELVLEAVDLLCALNYGVETDNLKTLVGCMRAATNNLHNSASERRKNPCYDGKNSHKPPNDFLTAVVELIAAAKSLLGWLDRTPLTGISDFTATKNRIIQLCLELTSTVQKDCTVFEMEEKILEVSRSLNGICDQTVRMTSDPLKSHMACLEEVHITNIRSGEGLGMYIKSTYDGLHVITGTTENSPADRTHRIHAGDEVIQVNRQTVMGWQLKNLVGKLKADPEGVVLLVKKRPSGASCNLTPAPLKNMRWRPPLAQGVPNVSKSISDVPLRKKEKPGIHDLYIPPPPAVAYAPHDGKTNVSASVRMRPKSPNSFLDVESRRRFTIADYENKITVCPAEPHVQPVPAPARLRQRCSTRGKPRPLSMPVDTCLGMSDLSSRPWPHGRKGEDILHRYLSNERIASISEEPPCFPLPYRPLGERQLVRGVDHIRGSQCFINADLHNSATIPYQEAASKKSPAPPAAAPAAATSKHPSQGHPSFLGGWLARLKLLTH, translated from the exons ATGGATCCAATTACCAAGTGGACATCTAAACAAGTTGTCGACTGGATGAGAG GTCTGGATGACAGCCTCCAGCAGTATGTTCCCTCCTTTGAGAGGGAGAAGATTGACGGGGAGCAGCTGTTGAAGATCTCCCACCAGGAGCTGCTTGTGCTGGGGGTGTCCCGGATCGGACACCAGGAGCTGGTACTGGAGGCCGTGGACCTGCTCTGTGCTCTG AATTATGGCGTCGAAACCGACAACCTGAAGACTCTGGTGGGCTGTATGAGGGCTGCGACCAACAACCTCCACAACTCGGCGTCTGAGCGCAGAAAAAACCCCTGCTATGATGGCAAGAACTCGCACAAGCCCCCAAACGACTTCCTCACTGCTGTTGTTGAGCTGATCGCGGCTGCAAAGAGTCTGCTCGGCTGGCTGGACAG GACGCCCCTGACTGGGATCAGTGATTTCACAGCCACCAAGAACAGGATCATTCAGCTGTGTCTGGAGCTCACCTCTACTGTTCAGAAG GACTGCACGGTCtttgagatggaggagaagataTTGGAAGTT TCGCGATCTCTGAACGGGATCTGTGACCAGACGGTGaggatgacctctgaccccctgaAGAGTCACATGGCCTGTCTGGAGGAAGTCCATATCACCAACATCAGATCCGGAGAAGGACTG GGGATGTATATCAAATCTACCTACGATGGGCTCCACGTTATCACCGGAACCACCGAAAAC TCTCCAGCAGACCGAACACACAGGATCCACGCAGGGGACGAGGTCATCCAGGTCAACAGGCAGACGGTG ATGGGCTGGCAGCTGAAGAACCTGGTTGGCAAGCTGAAGGCTGATCCCGAGGGTGTGGTGTTGCTGGTGAAGAAGAGGCCCTCAGGAGCCTCCTGCAACttaacccccgcccccctgaaGAACATGCGCTGGAGACCCCCCCTAGCTCAg GGCGTCCCCAACGTGTCTAAAAGTATCTCTGATGTTCCCCTTCGAAAGAAGGAGAAACCAGGCATTCATGACCTgtacatccctcctcccccagctgtgGCTTATGCCCCTCA CGATGGGAAGACAAACGTCAGTGCGAGTGTCAGAATGAGACCCAAGTCTCCAAACTCCTTCCTGGATGTCGAGAGCAGAAGGCGCTTCACCATTGCAGACTACGAGAACAAGATCACCGTTTGTCCCGCTGAACCCCACGTCCAGCCAGTTCCGGCCCCAGCCCGTCTGAGGCAGCGCTGCTCCACCCGCG GTAAACCCCGACCACTCTCCATGCCTGTGGATACATGCTTGGGCATGTCGGATTTGTCCTCCAGGCCATGGCCTCATGGGAGGAAGG GAGAGGACATCCTGCACAGATACCTGAGTAACGAGCGCATAGCCTCCATCTCAGAGGAGCCGCCCTGCTTCCCTCTGCCCTACCGGCCCCTGGGGGAGCGCCAGCTGGTTCGCGGCGTGGACCACATCAGGGGAAGCCAGTGTTTCATCAACGCCGACCTGCACAACAGCGCCACCATCCCCTACCAGGAAGCAGCCTCTAAAAAgagccctgctccccctgctgctGCCCCTGCCGCTGCTACTTCCAAACACCCCTCCCAAGGACACCCTTCATTCCTGGGGGGCTGGCTGGCTCGTCTCAAGCTGCTGACTCACTGa
- the cnksr3 gene encoding connector enhancer of kinase suppressor of ras 3 isoform X2: MRAATNNLHNSASERRKNPCYDGKNSHKPPNDFLTAVVELIAAAKSLLGWLDRTPLTGISDFTATKNRIIQLCLELTSTVQKDCTVFEMEEKILEVSRSLNGICDQTVRMTSDPLKSHMACLEEVHITNIRSGEGLGMYIKSTYDGLHVITGTTENSPADRTHRIHAGDEVIQVNRQTVMGWQLKNLVGKLKADPEGVVLLVKKRPSGASCNLTPAPLKNMRWRPPLAQGVPNVSKSISDVPLRKKEKPGIHDLYIPPPPAVAYAPHDGKTNVSASVRMRPKSPNSFLDVESRRRFTIADYENKITVCPAEPHVQPVPAPARLRQRCSTRGKPRPLSMPVDTCLGMSDLSSRPWPHGRKGEDILHRYLSNERIASISEEPPCFPLPYRPLGERQLVRGVDHIRGSQCFINADLHNSATIPYQEAASKKSPAPPAAAPAAATSKHPSQGHPSFLGGWLARLKLLTH, encoded by the exons ATGAGGGCTGCGACCAACAACCTCCACAACTCGGCGTCTGAGCGCAGAAAAAACCCCTGCTATGATGGCAAGAACTCGCACAAGCCCCCAAACGACTTCCTCACTGCTGTTGTTGAGCTGATCGCGGCTGCAAAGAGTCTGCTCGGCTGGCTGGACAG GACGCCCCTGACTGGGATCAGTGATTTCACAGCCACCAAGAACAGGATCATTCAGCTGTGTCTGGAGCTCACCTCTACTGTTCAGAAG GACTGCACGGTCtttgagatggaggagaagataTTGGAAGTT TCGCGATCTCTGAACGGGATCTGTGACCAGACGGTGaggatgacctctgaccccctgaAGAGTCACATGGCCTGTCTGGAGGAAGTCCATATCACCAACATCAGATCCGGAGAAGGACTG GGGATGTATATCAAATCTACCTACGATGGGCTCCACGTTATCACCGGAACCACCGAAAAC TCTCCAGCAGACCGAACACACAGGATCCACGCAGGGGACGAGGTCATCCAGGTCAACAGGCAGACGGTG ATGGGCTGGCAGCTGAAGAACCTGGTTGGCAAGCTGAAGGCTGATCCCGAGGGTGTGGTGTTGCTGGTGAAGAAGAGGCCCTCAGGAGCCTCCTGCAACttaacccccgcccccctgaaGAACATGCGCTGGAGACCCCCCCTAGCTCAg GGCGTCCCCAACGTGTCTAAAAGTATCTCTGATGTTCCCCTTCGAAAGAAGGAGAAACCAGGCATTCATGACCTgtacatccctcctcccccagctgtgGCTTATGCCCCTCA CGATGGGAAGACAAACGTCAGTGCGAGTGTCAGAATGAGACCCAAGTCTCCAAACTCCTTCCTGGATGTCGAGAGCAGAAGGCGCTTCACCATTGCAGACTACGAGAACAAGATCACCGTTTGTCCCGCTGAACCCCACGTCCAGCCAGTTCCGGCCCCAGCCCGTCTGAGGCAGCGCTGCTCCACCCGCG GTAAACCCCGACCACTCTCCATGCCTGTGGATACATGCTTGGGCATGTCGGATTTGTCCTCCAGGCCATGGCCTCATGGGAGGAAGG GAGAGGACATCCTGCACAGATACCTGAGTAACGAGCGCATAGCCTCCATCTCAGAGGAGCCGCCCTGCTTCCCTCTGCCCTACCGGCCCCTGGGGGAGCGCCAGCTGGTTCGCGGCGTGGACCACATCAGGGGAAGCCAGTGTTTCATCAACGCCGACCTGCACAACAGCGCCACCATCCCCTACCAGGAAGCAGCCTCTAAAAAgagccctgctccccctgctgctGCCCCTGCCGCTGCTACTTCCAAACACCCCTCCCAAGGACACCCTTCATTCCTGGGGGGCTGGCTGGCTCGTCTCAAGCTGCTGACTCACTGa
- the ipcef1 gene encoding interactor protein for cytohesin exchange factors 1 gives MSRRKVSVKELGQVDCHGWLHKKREGKGFLGIKWKKYWFVLKKTSLYWYTCETAEKAEGYINLADFTVDQARECKKKHAMKASHPHIVTFFLAAESLRDMNKWLAKLSIASTMTEPSEEISGECYSEASDQEEESMETPSPLYSEQLTTDSVNGDVPQNCCMSSPCPPPLAASPPAAMVTRESSKVLPTKQTESWLKAPPPGGPPSGPAPRLLVTQEDGAENTSDEMSRLFIHLREMRISPTGQFRPCSQRDFRVSFIRRCKNDKINDKLHLVRTLNSTLKAKEVDLLSIQQVLDDPTLTALSYRSWKVCNTLLMQEIIKCQSPPEGSRELPVRAHSEVCVDQTAVTTDKKGV, from the exons ATGAGTAGGCGAAAGGTCTCTGTGAAGGAACTGGGCCAGGTGGACTGTCATGGATGGCTTcacaagaagagggagggaaagggcttCCTTGGCATCAAATGGAAGAAGTACTGGTTTGTTCTGAAGAAGACCTCTCTTTACTGGTACACCTGTGAGACG gcagagaaagcagaaggatATATAAACCTAGCCGATTTCACTGTTGACCAAGCCAGAGAATGCAAAAAGAAACA TGCTATGAAGGCCAGCCACCCGCACATTGTGACTTTCTTCTTGGCAGCTGAAAGTCTGCGAGACATGAATAA GTGGCTGGCTAAACTGTCTATAGCTTCCACAATGACAGAGCCTTCAGAGGAAATCAGTGGAG agTGCTACAGCGAGGCTAGTGACCAAGAGGAGGAGTCTATGGAgacgccctctcctctctactctgaGCAGCTGACCACAGACTCTGTCAAT GGAGACGTGCCCCAGAATTGCTGCatgtcctccccctgccctccccccctagCTGCCTCCCCTCCCGCCGCCATGGTGACCCGGGAGAGCAGCAAAGTGCTTCCCACAAAGCAGACTGAGTCCTGGCTGAAggcccctcctccagggggtCCCCCCAGTGGTCCGGCCCCACGCCTGCTGGTGACGCAGGAGGATGGAGCTG AGAACACGTCTGATGAGATGAGTAGGTTGTTCATTCacctgagagagatgagaataTCTCCTACCGGCCAGTTCAGACCCTGCTCCCAGCGAGACTTCAGAGTGTCTTTCATCAGGCGCTGCAAAAACGACAAGATCAATGACAAGCTGCATCTGGTCCGGACCCTCAACAGCACTTTAAAG GCAAAAGAAGTGGACCTGTTGAGCATCCAACAGGTGCTGGACGACCCTACTCTCACAGCTCTCTCATATCGCTCCTGGAAGGTCTGCAACACACTCTTGATGCAGGAGATCATTAAGTGCCAGAGTCCTCCAGAGGGCAGTAGAGAGCTTCCTGTCAGGGCTCACAGTGAGGTCTGTGTGGACCAGACCGCTGTGACAACAGACAAGAAAGGTGTCTGA